From Solidesulfovibrio carbinoliphilus subsp. oakridgensis, the proteins below share one genomic window:
- a CDS encoding YlxR family protein, whose translation MTQHDTPGRPAIPTRMCVICRTRFSKSDLLRHVAAPGDRQCLVPDPRAHMPGRGHYLCANPACAEKFSKYSGRSRRRRGGQGE comes from the coding sequence ATGACGCAACACGATACGCCGGGACGTCCCGCCATTCCCACGCGCATGTGCGTGATCTGCCGCACCCGTTTTTCCAAGAGCGACCTGCTGCGCCACGTGGCCGCGCCCGGTGACAGACAATGCCTCGTGCCCGATCCCCGGGCCCACATGCCCGGACGGGGGCACTATCTCTGCGCCAACCCCGCATGCGCCGAGAAATTTTCGAAATACTCCGGGCGGTCCAGGCGCCGGAGGGGGGGTCAAGGTGAATAA
- the nusA gene encoding transcription termination factor NusA, with translation MTELKKAIDQISKDRGIDRDLLVDTLEEAVRSSVIRKYGENLDVEVSYNDEQGEIEVYQFKVVVEDDDVADPAAEICLADARAIDPNVALEDEMGFKLTVEDLGRIAAQSAKQVIIQRMRDAEQEIIYEEYKDRKGEIISGIIQRRDRSGWIINLGRTEALLPKEEQIPRERYKRGDRVQAYIIEVLPSGRGPQIIVSRTHADYMKALFAREVPEVSDGTVKIVGVARDPGSRAKVAVISKDRDVDPVGACVGIRGSRIQNIVQELRGERIDIVVWNPEIATYAANALSPARVTRISVDEDDKALEVVVTDDQLNLAIGRKGQNVKLAAKLLGWKIDIFTESRFREVNASKKFLEQLASVAEIPVDNIISAGFESMEQLADAPDEAIDAISGMTPSKRNDLRAALKLMGVVATRDAAAEGEDAEASEAQDAEASEAQDVEATDGQGAEAADGQDAEADGQDAAPAVPQDVETADPQDISKEGDDAAPHTPETDTTR, from the coding sequence ATGACGGAACTGAAAAAAGCTATCGATCAGATCAGCAAGGACCGGGGCATAGACCGTGACCTGCTGGTCGATACCCTGGAGGAAGCCGTCCGCTCGTCCGTGATCCGCAAATACGGCGAAAACCTCGACGTCGAGGTCAGCTACAACGACGAGCAGGGTGAGATCGAAGTCTACCAGTTCAAAGTCGTGGTGGAAGACGACGACGTGGCCGATCCGGCCGCCGAGATCTGCCTGGCCGACGCCCGGGCCATCGACCCCAACGTGGCCCTGGAAGACGAGATGGGCTTCAAGCTCACGGTCGAGGACCTCGGGCGCATCGCGGCCCAGTCCGCCAAGCAGGTGATCATCCAGCGCATGCGCGACGCCGAGCAGGAGATCATCTACGAGGAATACAAGGACAGGAAGGGCGAGATCATTTCCGGCATCATCCAGCGCCGCGACCGGTCGGGCTGGATCATCAACCTCGGCCGCACCGAGGCCCTTTTGCCCAAGGAAGAGCAGATCCCGCGCGAGCGCTACAAGCGCGGCGACCGGGTCCAGGCCTATATCATCGAGGTCCTGCCTTCCGGCCGCGGCCCCCAGATCATCGTGTCGCGCACCCACGCCGACTACATGAAGGCCCTTTTCGCCCGCGAGGTGCCGGAAGTCTCCGACGGCACGGTCAAGATCGTGGGCGTGGCCCGCGATCCCGGCTCCCGGGCCAAGGTGGCGGTCATCTCCAAGGACCGGGACGTGGATCCGGTCGGCGCCTGCGTCGGCATCCGGGGTTCGCGCATCCAGAACATCGTGCAGGAACTGCGCGGCGAGCGGATCGACATCGTGGTCTGGAATCCGGAAATCGCCACCTACGCCGCCAACGCCCTGTCCCCGGCCCGGGTCACCCGGATTTCCGTGGACGAGGACGACAAGGCCCTCGAGGTGGTGGTCACCGACGACCAGCTCAATCTGGCCATCGGCCGCAAGGGACAAAACGTCAAGCTGGCGGCCAAGCTTCTTGGCTGGAAGATCGACATTTTCACCGAATCCCGCTTCCGCGAGGTCAACGCGTCCAAGAAGTTCCTGGAGCAGTTGGCGAGCGTGGCCGAGATTCCGGTGGACAACATCATCTCCGCCGGCTTCGAGTCCATGGAACAGCTGGCCGACGCGCCCGACGAAGCCATCGACGCCATAAGCGGCATGACGCCGTCCAAACGCAACGACCTGCGCGCGGCCCTCAAGCTCATGGGCGTGGTGGCCACCCGGGACGCGGCGGCGGAAGGCGAGGACGCCGAGGCGTCGGAAGCACAAGACGCCGAGGCATCGGAAGCGCAAGACGTCGAGGCGACCGATGGACAAGGCGCCGAAGCGGCGGATGGACAGGACGCCGAGGCGGATGGACAAGACGCCGCGCCGGCCGTCCCCCAGGACGTCGAAACGGCAGACCCCCAGGATATTTCCAAGGAAGGCGACGACGCCGCACCGCATACCCCGGAGACGGATACCACCCGATGA
- the rimP gene encoding ribosome maturation factor RimP, translating into MHRTHVVPDKIRELISPFLASMGLVVWGVELAASGHRQLVRLYLDLAADTPRTPERRGVTIDECARASRHLATLLEMEDLFHDPYVLEVSSPGLGRRFFEPAQLPAYVGQVIEAKLTVPRDGRKRFKGVLTAVEGERVTILVDAAPEAFPLSFDFEEAEKVRLIHAFDAISEGGAGDDASS; encoded by the coding sequence ATGCACCGAACACACGTCGTGCCGGATAAAATACGGGAGCTCATCTCCCCCTTCCTCGCCTCCATGGGCCTTGTGGTCTGGGGTGTGGAACTGGCTGCGTCGGGCCATCGCCAGTTGGTGCGCCTTTACCTCGACTTGGCCGCGGATACGCCGCGTACGCCCGAGCGCCGGGGCGTGACCATCGACGAGTGCGCCCGGGCCAGCCGGCACCTGGCTACGCTGCTGGAGATGGAAGACCTCTTCCACGATCCCTATGTCCTGGAAGTCTCCTCGCCGGGCCTCGGACGGCGCTTTTTCGAGCCGGCCCAGCTTCCCGCCTACGTCGGCCAGGTCATCGAGGCCAAGCTGACCGTGCCCCGCGACGGCCGCAAGCGGTTTAAGGGGGTGCTGACGGCGGTCGAGGGCGAACGCGTCACCATACTGGTCGACGCGGCCCCCGAAGCCTTCCCGCTTTCGTTTGATTTTGAAGAGGCGGAAAAAGTCCGCCTCATCCACGCCTTTGACGCCATTTCCGAAGGAGGGGCCGGGGACGACGCGTCGTCCTGA
- the flgF gene encoding flagellar basal-body rod protein FlgF, whose protein sequence is MEMSMYSALFGALSTETRLNLSANNLANINTTGYKRDRVAFEDTFKRYAHDYHVDPRGDLREKEIFPRADLIAKPRLAMQTIDFSQGALQLTGNPLDLAIQGPGFFKVSNAGGTYYTRNGAFHRSSQGMLVTDQDYPVLGNGGPIQIPDGRSFSVDATGAVYVDGGQVAQIDVVNVQNPDALRKYGANLYTAADGATVQEGPAEGGTTQVAQGYLEKPNVEVVEEMVTMIETQRTFEAYQKVMTNSNELDTKAIRMGTEK, encoded by the coding sequence ATGGAAATGAGCATGTACAGCGCCCTGTTCGGGGCCTTGTCCACGGAAACGCGCCTGAATTTGTCCGCCAATAATTTGGCGAACATCAACACCACCGGCTACAAGCGCGACCGGGTGGCCTTCGAGGACACCTTCAAGCGCTACGCCCACGACTACCATGTCGACCCGCGCGGCGACCTCCGCGAGAAGGAGATCTTTCCCCGGGCCGATTTGATCGCCAAGCCGCGCCTGGCCATGCAGACCATCGACTTCTCCCAGGGCGCGCTCCAGCTGACCGGCAATCCGCTCGACCTGGCCATCCAGGGGCCGGGATTCTTCAAGGTCTCGAACGCCGGCGGCACCTACTACACCCGAAACGGCGCCTTCCACCGCTCCTCCCAGGGCATGCTCGTCACCGACCAGGACTACCCGGTCCTCGGCAACGGCGGCCCCATCCAGATCCCGGACGGGCGGAGCTTTTCGGTCGACGCCACGGGCGCGGTCTACGTCGACGGCGGCCAGGTGGCGCAAATCGACGTGGTCAATGTGCAAAACCCCGACGCCCTCCGGAAATACGGGGCCAACCTCTACACGGCCGCGGACGGTGCCACCGTCCAGGAAGGCCCGGCCGAGGGCGGCACCACCCAGGTGGCCCAGGGCTACCTGGAAAAACCCAATGTCGAGGTGGTGGAGGAGATGGTCACCATGATCGAAACCCAGCGGACCTTCGAGGCCTACCAGAAGGTCATGACCAACTCGAACGAGCTCGACACCAAGGCCATCCGCATGGGCACGGAAAAATAG
- the flgG gene encoding flagellar basal-body rod protein FlgG, with protein MMRSLWTATTGMVAMQMQIDTMSNNLANVNTVGFKKSRAEFEDLMYQTQQVAGTETVGGNRLPTGLQVGLGVKPTTVHKFFTQGDLQNTGNQLDIAIQGEGFFKVDVNGRDLYTRAGSFKLNQDGTIVTANGYPLQPAFSVPAGTKSITITENGHLSCLDQNGAAQGETDIPLYTFINSPGLTAEGRNLYSTTQASGDAQEVTPGDQNAGTLAQGFLEMSNVELVDEMVGLIVGQRAYEANSKAITTADGMLQTAVNVKR; from the coding sequence ATGATGCGTTCCCTTTGGACGGCCACCACCGGCATGGTGGCCATGCAGATGCAGATAGACACCATGTCCAACAACCTGGCCAACGTGAACACGGTCGGCTTCAAGAAGAGCCGGGCCGAGTTCGAGGACCTGATGTACCAGACCCAGCAGGTGGCCGGCACCGAGACCGTGGGCGGCAACCGCCTGCCCACGGGCCTGCAGGTCGGCCTTGGCGTCAAGCCGACGACGGTCCACAAGTTCTTCACCCAGGGCGACCTGCAAAACACCGGCAACCAGCTCGACATCGCCATCCAGGGCGAGGGCTTTTTCAAGGTCGACGTCAACGGCCGCGACCTCTACACCCGGGCCGGCTCGTTCAAGCTCAACCAGGACGGCACCATCGTCACGGCCAACGGCTATCCGCTCCAGCCGGCCTTTTCCGTGCCGGCCGGCACCAAGTCCATCACCATCACGGAAAACGGCCACCTGTCCTGCCTCGACCAGAACGGGGCCGCGCAAGGGGAGACCGACATCCCGCTTTATACCTTCATCAACAGCCCCGGCCTGACCGCCGAGGGCAGAAACCTCTATTCCACCACCCAGGCCTCGGGCGACGCCCAGGAAGTGACCCCCGGCGACCAGAATGCCGGCACCCTGGCCCAGGGGTTTCTCGAGATGTCAAACGTGGAGCTCGTGGACGAAATGGTCGGGCTCATCGTCGGCCAACGGGCCTACGAGGCCAACTCCAAGGCCATCACCACGGCCGACGGCATGCTTCAGACCGCCGTCAACGTGAAGCGGTAA
- the flgA gene encoding flagellar basal body P-ring formation chaperone FlgA: protein MKRRMLRSALAAVMCLSVFLAAWPAGAALWRLSVREAATAAGERVLLSEIASPQGEFPAEAWAALGATPLWYSPETVGKQTVIAASKVLEGLRYYLRDAPVEYVLPNQLTLMRGGRVVPGEELRAMAVETLTPKIAALGPEARLVSVSVPDHLFVDDQSTGVTVEAGEAGAGKMPFKFVVAGSGARILQQVPAEAVVEYFARVPVAIKPIMPKDGAAVEQSAYVYERRNMAGIKGRIFEPGDSQWRARRGVGAGQVIMADEMEPMPLVLRGDQVKVVYEGRSLRLTLLGEALSDGAPGGRITVKNPKSTREITGIVRDRSTVVVQ from the coding sequence ATGAAACGCCGCATGCTCCGCTCGGCGCTCGCCGCCGTCATGTGTCTGTCCGTGTTCCTGGCCGCCTGGCCGGCCGGGGCCGCCCTGTGGCGGCTCTCCGTCAGGGAGGCGGCCACGGCCGCGGGCGAACGGGTGCTCTTGTCCGAAATCGCCTCGCCCCAGGGCGAGTTCCCGGCCGAGGCCTGGGCCGCGCTCGGGGCCACGCCGCTGTGGTATTCCCCGGAGACCGTGGGCAAGCAGACGGTCATCGCCGCTTCCAAGGTCCTGGAGGGCCTGCGCTACTACCTGCGCGACGCGCCCGTGGAATACGTCCTGCCAAACCAGCTGACCCTCATGCGCGGGGGCAGGGTGGTCCCGGGCGAGGAGCTTCGGGCCATGGCCGTCGAAACCTTGACGCCGAAGATCGCGGCCCTTGGACCCGAGGCCAGGCTGGTGTCGGTGTCCGTGCCGGACCACCTTTTTGTCGATGACCAGTCCACGGGCGTGACGGTCGAGGCCGGGGAGGCCGGCGCCGGAAAAATGCCGTTCAAGTTCGTGGTCGCCGGCTCCGGGGCAAGGATATTGCAACAGGTCCCGGCGGAAGCCGTGGTCGAATATTTCGCCCGCGTGCCCGTGGCCATCAAACCGATCATGCCCAAGGACGGAGCTGCCGTGGAACAGAGCGCCTACGTGTACGAACGCCGCAACATGGCCGGAATCAAGGGCCGGATTTTCGAGCCCGGCGACAGCCAGTGGCGGGCCAGGCGGGGGGTCGGCGCGGGCCAGGTCATCATGGCCGACGAGATGGAGCCCATGCCGCTGGTCCTTCGGGGCGATCAGGTCAAGGTGGTCTACGAGGGCCGGTCCCTGCGCCTGACCCTCCTTGGCGAGGCCTTGAGCGACGGGGCCCCGGGCGGCAGGATCACGGTCAAAAACCCCAAAAGCACCCGGGAAATCACCGGGATCGTCCGGGACAGGTCCACGGTGGTGGTGCAGTAG
- a CDS encoding flagellar basal body L-ring protein FlgH, translating to MKRNTLFLLVLAGCSLAACAPASKKAAPMPQVTPTVAKAPPPAENPGSVFSQNQPTFLFDDTRARRIGDILTINIVDTSKSDLKAETKNDKTASNVLGVGSYFGNKDLAGNLSGQLGGPNFGMKGLVGSDPMVSTNTAEKFQSKGETKRESAVTAAIGCRIVNILPGGVMQVEGARQTRVNNENQIIVVRGLVRPIDVGPDNTVPSTQLADCQIEYYGEGDLADRQKSGWLTRILDNVWPF from the coding sequence ATGAAACGCAACACACTTTTTCTCCTGGTATTGGCCGGATGTTCCCTGGCTGCCTGCGCCCCGGCCTCGAAAAAGGCCGCGCCCATGCCGCAGGTCACGCCGACCGTGGCCAAGGCCCCGCCGCCGGCCGAAAATCCGGGCTCGGTCTTCAGCCAGAACCAGCCCACTTTTCTTTTCGACGACACCCGGGCCCGGCGCATTGGCGACATCCTGACCATCAACATCGTGGACACCTCCAAGTCCGACCTCAAGGCCGAGACCAAAAACGACAAGACCGCGAGCAACGTCCTTGGCGTCGGCAGCTACTTCGGCAACAAGGACCTGGCCGGCAACCTGTCCGGCCAGCTCGGCGGCCCCAATTTCGGCATGAAGGGCCTGGTCGGCTCCGATCCCATGGTCAGCACCAACACGGCCGAAAAGTTCCAGAGCAAGGGCGAGACCAAGCGCGAGTCGGCCGTGACCGCGGCCATCGGCTGCCGCATCGTCAACATCCTGCCCGGCGGCGTCATGCAGGTCGAAGGGGCCAGGCAGACGCGCGTCAACAACGAAAACCAGATCATCGTGGTCCGGGGACTCGTGCGGCCCATCGACGTCGGCCCGGACAACACCGTGCCCTCGACCCAGCTGGCCGACTGCCAGATCGAATACTACGGCGAGGGCGACCTGGCCGACCGCCAGAAGAGCGGCTGGCTGACCCGCATCCTCGACAACGTCTGGCCGTTTTAA
- a CDS encoding flagellar basal body P-ring protein FlgI — translation MHPRHACDAGRQGVLAKPDPAVIFLTSLLVLAAILFCLARPAHGARIKDIASVSGMRKNQLVGYGLVVGLSGTGDQRGSDFTVQSIFNMLDKMGVRVDRATLKPKNVAAVMVTAQMPVSAKPGSRIDVTVSSLGDSTSLLGGVLLVTPLKGVDGNIYAIAQGSVLVGGVSAQGAGASVSKNITTVGILPGGANVERAVAFSFNDQTDLTLSLRNPDFSTATRVAKRVNETMGAAMATAVDAGTIRLAVAPENQGNLTPLMAAIENIEVTPDSRARVVVDEKTGTVVLGQNVQISPVAVTHGNLQIQVQESADVSQPLPFSGGQTVVTPQTNIGVNEENRKLKMIEGATLQELVEGLNALGATPRDLISILRTLESSGALAADLEVN, via the coding sequence ATGCACCCACGTCACGCATGCGATGCCGGCCGCCAGGGCGTCCTGGCCAAGCCCGACCCGGCGGTCATTTTTCTGACGAGCCTGCTGGTTCTGGCGGCGATCCTTTTCTGCCTGGCCCGGCCGGCCCACGGCGCCCGCATCAAGGACATCGCGAGCGTCTCCGGCATGCGCAAAAACCAGCTCGTCGGCTACGGCCTGGTGGTCGGGCTTTCGGGCACGGGCGACCAGCGCGGCTCGGACTTCACGGTCCAGTCCATCTTCAACATGCTGGACAAGATGGGCGTGCGCGTGGACCGGGCGACGCTCAAGCCCAAAAACGTGGCTGCGGTCATGGTCACGGCCCAGATGCCGGTCTCGGCCAAGCCGGGCAGCCGCATCGACGTTACGGTCTCCTCCCTTGGCGACTCCACGAGCCTGCTTGGCGGGGTCCTGCTCGTCACGCCGTTAAAGGGCGTTGACGGCAACATCTACGCCATCGCCCAGGGCTCGGTCCTGGTCGGCGGCGTGTCGGCCCAGGGGGCCGGGGCGTCGGTGTCCAAGAACATCACCACCGTCGGCATTCTGCCGGGCGGGGCCAATGTGGAGCGGGCCGTCGCCTTCTCGTTCAACGACCAGACCGACCTGACGCTTTCCCTGCGCAATCCCGATTTCTCCACCGCCACCCGGGTGGCCAAGCGGGTCAACGAGACCATGGGCGCGGCCATGGCCACGGCCGTGGACGCCGGCACCATCCGGCTGGCCGTGGCCCCGGAAAACCAGGGCAACCTGACCCCGCTCATGGCCGCCATCGAGAACATCGAGGTGACGCCCGACAGCCGGGCCCGGGTGGTGGTGGACGAGAAGACCGGCACCGTCGTCCTTGGCCAGAACGTCCAGATCTCGCCTGTGGCCGTCACCCACGGCAACCTCCAGATCCAGGTCCAGGAATCGGCCGACGTGTCCCAGCCCCTGCCGTTCTCGGGCGGCCAGACCGTGGTCACGCCCCAGACCAACATCGGGGTCAACGAGGAGAACAGAAAGCTCAAGATGATCGAGGGCGCGACGTTGCAGGAACTGGTCGAGGGCTTAAACGCCCTCGGCGCCACGCCCCGGGACCTCATCAGCATCCTGCGGACCCTGGAATCGTCCGGGGCCCTGGCCGCCGACCTGGAGGTCAACTAG
- a CDS encoding peptidoglycan DD-metalloendopeptidase family protein encodes MSLPDGMGDLAATAAMQDDVAQKLRVDALQKSLAGGKTKEAKLREACQGFESVFISQLFAKMRATVPKDGILHGQYEDQYYSMFDKAMSDKMAADGGIGLADMMYRQLKGKVLGQDEGVAGKGDIVPANRLAPAHIPAGQAGHADPALAASGKAGAAGLSEDDEDDDGAAAADPSLATALARPGVDALAASHAPATATPVDPAAAQAQAAVPLSAPVTGDITSEYGWRSDPFKGKRAWHAGMDIAATSGSQVSACWDGTVVFAGTKGGYGNVVEIEHPGGWKSVYGHLRGYSVKAGETVAAGGKIAEVGSTGRSTGPHLHFELRRGGETVDPETLLAGSGLLQGVM; translated from the coding sequence GTGAGCCTCCCGGACGGCATGGGCGATCTGGCCGCCACCGCGGCCATGCAGGACGACGTCGCGCAGAAGCTGCGCGTGGACGCCCTGCAAAAGAGCCTGGCCGGCGGCAAGACCAAGGAAGCCAAGCTGCGCGAGGCCTGCCAGGGTTTCGAATCGGTCTTCATTTCCCAGCTTTTCGCCAAGATGCGGGCCACCGTGCCCAAGGACGGCATCCTCCACGGCCAATACGAGGACCAGTACTATTCCATGTTCGACAAGGCCATGAGCGACAAGATGGCGGCCGACGGCGGCATCGGCCTGGCCGATATGATGTACCGGCAGCTGAAGGGCAAGGTCCTCGGCCAGGACGAGGGTGTGGCCGGAAAGGGCGACATCGTGCCGGCCAACCGGCTGGCGCCCGCCCACATCCCGGCCGGCCAGGCCGGCCATGCCGATCCCGCCCTGGCCGCGTCCGGTAAGGCCGGCGCCGCCGGCCTTTCCGAGGATGACGAGGATGACGACGGGGCGGCGGCCGCCGATCCGAGCCTGGCCACGGCCCTGGCCCGGCCCGGCGTCGATGCCCTGGCCGCCTCCCATGCCCCGGCGACCGCGACGCCCGTGGACCCGGCCGCGGCCCAGGCCCAGGCCGCCGTGCCCTTAAGCGCCCCGGTCACGGGGGACATCACCTCGGAGTACGGCTGGCGCAGCGATCCCTTCAAGGGCAAGCGGGCCTGGCACGCGGGCATGGACATCGCGGCCACCAGCGGCAGCCAGGTCTCGGCCTGCTGGGACGGCACGGTCGTTTTTGCCGGCACCAAGGGGGGCTACGGCAACGTGGTCGAGATCGAGCATCCGGGAGGATGGAAGAGTGTTTACGGGCACTTGCGCGGTTATTCCGTCAAGGCCGGCGAGACCGTCGCGGCTGGCGGAAAAATTGCAGAGGTAGGCAGCACCGGGCGTTCCACCGGGCCGCATCTACACTTCGAGCTGCGCCGGGGCGGCGAGACGGTGGACCCGGAAACCCTGCTGGCCGGGTCGGGACTGCTTCAAGGTGTGATGTAA
- the flgN gene encoding flagellar export chaperone FlgN: protein MIVRILSNLLRQQRAVMLLEVLQKEEFSHLTARNPGGVASIEFSIQELLRQLATERRSLHALYAALDPAAKRLADVIGRFSPEQAEQAGKLFAGIDATEQRCAKQAGRNYAMALGLYDVTKSSLDNLQNLLIPKKTVYGAKGRIGRAAPGASLFSGRL from the coding sequence ATGATCGTGAGAATTCTTTCCAATCTCCTGCGGCAGCAGCGGGCCGTGATGCTTCTGGAAGTCCTGCAAAAGGAAGAATTTTCCCACCTGACGGCCCGCAACCCCGGCGGCGTGGCCTCCATCGAATTTTCCATCCAGGAGCTGTTGCGCCAGCTGGCCACCGAGCGCCGCTCCCTGCACGCCCTGTACGCGGCCCTGGATCCGGCGGCGAAGCGCCTGGCCGACGTCATCGGCCGGTTTTCCCCGGAGCAGGCCGAACAGGCGGGCAAGCTCTTTGCCGGCATCGACGCCACCGAGCAGCGGTGCGCCAAGCAGGCCGGCCGCAACTACGCCATGGCCCTTGGTCTCTACGACGTGACCAAAAGCAGCCTGGACAACCTCCAGAATCTGCTCATTCCCAAAAAGACCGTCTACGGAGCCAAGGGCCGCATCGGCCGGGCCGCGCCCGGGGCCAGCCTTTTTAGCGGGAGGCTCTGA
- the flgK gene encoding flagellar hook-associated protein FlgK, translating into MSSLSSLLSIGRSALSTSQAALQVTGNNIANVDTEGYSKQTLITKDGSYVSGSAGQLGSGVVAQEVVRSHDQFIEAQYLQRGTARDRFQTLYAGLSSMQNLVNESNSKGVNASLSNLFGDWGDLTGNTDSAATRQTMLDDTNTLLGLYRSMSSSIEQLRSQADQAIAADVETVNQLAKDIADLNKQINSTQVDGQNIPNGLYDARDKKIRELSALVDVNVIDNGRGNLTVNTNAGQTIVDGMVSYEFKYEQGKTVRQLSSDSITAGSDVQAYYEGSDTSEYTLRVKTSGGLGGVGGATFEASLDGGKTWLTNDDGTVATFQADGDTGKVKVGDLDVWFGSTTDPTDATGTLEEGDTFTLVPKKALYWYTTAGTPVNVTPQQYGDGTDNPSRLTGGSLTGTFLFRDEELGSYQKTLDAMAKSLVWEVNRIHSQGAGLTPFTEVQGSYSVNDSTAALSSAGAGLAFGDRLEAGSFMMYVYDADGKLATDAATGEPIQAAIQVDTGDLAHDSLDDIVASINTAFSPTYLTASVVNGRLSIASATGSSFRFGDDSSGALAALGVNTLLTGSTAGDVAVNSVVASDTNKVCVGHVGADGLLASGDNTTAKALAALEDKDISFYVTGQAPVSQTLGEYYSGLVGKIGSDTANASYQASYQSTLAAQLDAAQLSASGVNLDEELTNMIKFQHSYQAAAKLISTADQLMETVLGLKN; encoded by the coding sequence ATGTCGAGCCTGAGCTCCCTCCTGTCCATCGGGCGTTCGGCCCTGTCCACGTCCCAGGCCGCCCTGCAGGTCACGGGCAACAACATCGCCAACGTCGACACCGAGGGCTACAGCAAGCAGACCCTCATCACCAAGGACGGGAGCTACGTCAGCGGCTCGGCCGGACAGCTCGGTTCGGGCGTGGTGGCCCAGGAGGTGGTCCGCTCCCACGACCAGTTCATCGAGGCCCAGTACCTGCAGCGGGGCACGGCCCGGGACCGGTTCCAGACCCTGTACGCGGGCCTGTCCAGCATGCAGAACCTGGTCAACGAGTCCAACAGCAAAGGCGTGAACGCCTCCCTGTCGAACCTGTTCGGCGACTGGGGCGATCTGACGGGCAACACGGACAGCGCGGCCACGCGCCAGACCATGCTCGACGACACCAACACGCTCCTTGGCCTCTACCGGTCCATGTCCTCCTCCATCGAACAGCTCCGGAGCCAGGCCGACCAGGCCATCGCCGCCGACGTCGAAACCGTCAACCAGCTGGCCAAGGACATCGCGGACCTCAACAAGCAGATCAACTCGACCCAGGTCGACGGCCAGAATATCCCAAACGGCCTCTACGATGCCCGCGACAAGAAGATCCGCGAGCTCTCGGCCCTGGTCGACGTCAACGTCATCGACAACGGCCGGGGCAACCTCACGGTCAACACCAATGCCGGCCAGACCATCGTCGACGGCATGGTGTCCTACGAATTCAAGTACGAGCAGGGCAAGACCGTGCGCCAGCTCTCCAGTGACTCGATCACGGCCGGCTCCGACGTCCAGGCCTATTACGAAGGCAGCGACACGTCCGAATATACGCTCCGGGTGAAGACGAGCGGCGGCCTCGGCGGCGTCGGCGGCGCGACTTTCGAGGCGTCGCTTGACGGCGGCAAGACCTGGCTGACCAACGACGACGGCACTGTCGCCACCTTCCAGGCCGACGGCGACACCGGCAAGGTCAAGGTCGGCGACCTCGACGTCTGGTTCGGCTCGACCACCGATCCGACCGACGCCACGGGCACCCTGGAGGAGGGCGACACCTTCACCCTGGTCCCCAAAAAGGCCCTGTACTGGTACACCACGGCCGGCACGCCGGTGAACGTCACCCCCCAGCAGTACGGCGACGGCACGGACAACCCCTCGCGCCTGACCGGCGGCTCGCTGACCGGCACCTTTCTTTTCCGCGACGAGGAACTCGGCAGCTACCAGAAGACCCTCGACGCCATGGCCAAGTCCCTGGTCTGGGAAGTCAACCGCATCCACTCCCAGGGCGCGGGCCTGACCCCCTTCACCGAGGTCCAGGGAAGCTACAGCGTCAACGATTCCACGGCCGCCCTGTCGAGCGCCGGGGCCGGCCTGGCCTTCGGCGACCGCCTGGAAGCCGGGTCCTTCATGATGTACGTCTACGACGCCGACGGGAAGCTGGCCACGGACGCCGCGACCGGCGAGCCGATCCAGGCGGCCATCCAGGTCGATACGGGCGATCTCGCCCACGATTCCCTGGACGACATCGTGGCCTCGATCAACACCGCCTTTTCGCCGACCTACCTGACCGCCTCGGTGGTCAACGGCCGGCTTTCGATCGCCTCGGCCACGGGCAGCAGTTTCCGGTTCGGCGACGATTCCTCCGGGGCCCTGGCCGCTCTTGGCGTCAACACGCTCCTGACCGGATCCACGGCCGGGGATGTGGCGGTCAACAGCGTCGTGGCCAGCGACACCAACAAGGTCTGCGTCGGCCATGTGGGCGCCGACGGCCTGCTGGCCTCGGGCGACAACACCACGGCCAAGGCCCTCGCGGCCCTCGAGGACAAGGACATCTCCTTTTACGTGACCGGCCAGGCTCCGGTCAGCCAGACCCTCGGCGAATACTACAGCGGCCTGGTCGGCAAGATCGGCTCGGATACGGCCAACGCCTCGTACCAGGCCTCCTACCAGAGCACCCTGGCCGCCCAACTCGACGCGGCCCAGCTGTCTGCCTCGGGCGTCAACCTGGACGAGGAATTGACGAACATGATCAAGTTTCAGCACTCCTATCAGGCCGCGGCCAAGCTCATCAGCACGGCCGACCAGCTGATGGAGACGGTGCTTGGGCTGAAAAACTAG